A DNA window from Pseudomonas wuhanensis contains the following coding sequences:
- a CDS encoding hemerythrin domain-containing protein, giving the protein MNAIDLLKADHERVKGILAQLSESTERGVKKRTELLAKLEMEIKIHTRLEEEVLYPAYKKAGGKEQDVMYYEAKEEHRTVDTLVLPDLKTTDPSTVEFSGRVKVVKELLEHHIEEEEKEMFPQAKKLLGKTTLDELGVEMESLKARYKKELGAPNLAA; this is encoded by the coding sequence ATGAACGCCATTGACCTGTTGAAAGCCGACCATGAACGCGTAAAAGGCATCCTGGCCCAGTTGAGCGAGTCCACCGAACGTGGGGTGAAAAAACGCACCGAGTTACTGGCCAAACTGGAAATGGAAATCAAGATCCATACCCGTCTGGAAGAGGAAGTCTTGTATCCGGCGTATAAAAAAGCCGGGGGCAAGGAACAGGATGTGATGTATTACGAAGCCAAGGAAGAACATCGCACCGTCGATACGCTGGTGCTTCCCGACCTGAAAACCACCGATCCCTCTACCGTTGAATTTTCCGGTCGAGTGAAAGTGGTCAAGGAGTTGTTGGAGCATCACATCGAAGAGGAGGAAAAGGAAATGTTTCCTCAGGCCAAAAAACTGTTGGGCAAAACGACGCTCGACGAATTGGGTGTAGAGATGGAAAGCCTGAAAGCCCGATACAAAAAAGAGCTGGGCGCACCCAATCTCGCTGCTTGA
- a CDS encoding hybrid sensor histidine kinase/response regulator, with protein MSDDRTKTNAIEEMRFRLLIDAVVDYAIYMIDPDGIINSWNSGAKRFKGYEEAEILGQHFSRFYTEEDRKAGLPQRALDTAIREGRFEGEGWRVRKDGTHFWSHVIIDPILDPSGKLLGFAKITRDLTDRKMAEETLKQSEQQFRLLVQSVTDYAIYMLAPDGRLTNWNLGAQRIKGYRPEEVIGQHFSMFYTPEDREAGEPQRALEIATREGRFENKAWRVRKDGTQFFAHVVVDPIWGETGTLLGFAKITRDITEVTQAQQALEKAREALFQAQKMQSIGQLSGGIAHDFNNLLTVILGNLEIVRKRAADDPRITRLLDNATQGALRGVSLTQRMLAFARRQELKTESVEIPALIQGITGLLRSSLGPAVSIETRFAPELEPVMADVNQLELAVLNLVTNARDAMPDGGKLVIDAKVQEVDDQAILSLPSGRFVCLSVTDTGEGMDNATLASAMDPFFTTKGVGKGTGLGLSMVHGFTEQLGGRFILKSQKDVGTTAELWLPVALASSTTEPAIEETAMSRVPRLCVLVVDDDSLVLTSTCLLLEDLGHRVISAASGAQALERFDSEHNIDLVITDMVMPKMSGAQLAQAIRVIRPHLPIILATGYAERLEGFASRLPRLSKPFTQLNLVEVIALAMK; from the coding sequence ATGAGCGATGACCGGACCAAGACCAATGCCATCGAGGAGATGCGATTTCGTCTGCTGATCGATGCAGTGGTCGACTACGCGATTTACATGATCGACCCCGACGGCATTATCAACAGTTGGAATTCCGGTGCCAAACGCTTCAAGGGATATGAAGAGGCGGAGATTCTAGGTCAGCACTTTTCGCGTTTCTATACCGAGGAGGATCGCAAAGCCGGTCTGCCCCAGCGCGCGCTCGATACCGCCATTCGCGAAGGGCGGTTCGAGGGCGAAGGCTGGCGGGTTCGCAAGGACGGCACGCATTTCTGGTCCCACGTCATCATCGATCCCATTCTCGATCCGTCGGGCAAATTGCTGGGTTTTGCCAAGATCACTCGAGATCTGACCGACCGTAAAATGGCCGAAGAAACCCTCAAGCAAAGTGAGCAGCAGTTTCGGCTGCTGGTGCAAAGCGTCACCGACTACGCCATCTACATGCTCGCCCCGGATGGACGTTTGACCAACTGGAATCTGGGGGCTCAGCGAATCAAGGGATATCGGCCTGAAGAAGTTATCGGCCAGCATTTCTCGATGTTTTACACCCCTGAAGACCGTGAAGCCGGTGAACCGCAACGGGCGCTGGAGATTGCTACGCGCGAGGGGCGATTCGAAAACAAGGCCTGGCGCGTGCGCAAGGACGGCACGCAGTTTTTCGCGCATGTCGTGGTTGACCCGATTTGGGGCGAAACCGGCACGTTGCTGGGGTTTGCCAAAATCACTCGGGACATCACCGAGGTGACCCAAGCCCAGCAAGCCCTTGAAAAAGCCCGCGAAGCGTTGTTTCAGGCGCAAAAAATGCAGTCCATCGGTCAACTCAGCGGGGGGATTGCACACGACTTCAATAATCTGCTGACCGTTATTCTCGGCAACCTGGAAATCGTTCGTAAACGTGCGGCAGACGACCCGAGAATCACCCGTTTGCTCGACAACGCCACTCAAGGCGCCTTGCGTGGCGTTTCCCTGACCCAGCGCATGCTGGCGTTTGCCAGGCGTCAGGAACTCAAGACCGAATCCGTTGAGATACCAGCACTGATACAGGGGATTACCGGGCTGTTGCGCAGCTCTCTGGGGCCTGCGGTGAGCATAGAAACCCGCTTTGCGCCCGAACTCGAACCGGTGATGGCCGACGTCAATCAGCTCGAACTGGCGGTGCTGAATCTGGTGACCAACGCCCGCGATGCCATGCCCGACGGTGGGAAACTCGTGATCGATGCCAAGGTGCAAGAAGTCGACGATCAGGCAATCCTGTCCCTGCCGTCAGGCCGTTTTGTCTGCCTGAGTGTCACGGATACGGGGGAGGGCATGGATAACGCAACCCTGGCGTCGGCAATGGATCCTTTCTTCACCACAAAAGGCGTCGGCAAAGGCACTGGCCTGGGGTTGTCGATGGTTCATGGGTTTACTGAACAACTGGGTGGACGCTTCATTCTGAAAAGCCAGAAGGACGTCGGCACCACTGCCGAACTCTGGTTACCCGTTGCGCTAGCCAGCTCGACCACCGAACCCGCTATCGAGGAGACAGCCATGTCGCGGGTGCCTCGTCTGTGTGTGTTGGTCGTGGACGACGATAGTCTGGTATTGACCAGTACCTGCCTGCTGCTTGAGGACCTGGGCCATCGGGTGATCAGCGCAGCGTCTGGTGCACAGGCACTGGAGCGGTTCGACAGCGAGCACAACATTGATCTGGTCATTACGGACATGGTCATGCCCAAGATGAGTGGCGCGCAACTGGCTCAGGCTATTCGGGTGATAAGGCCACACCTGCCGATCATCCTCGCCACCGGTTACGCCGAGCGCCTGGAAGGCTTCGCGTCCAGACTTCCGCGCCTGTCCAAGCCCTTTACCCAACTCAATCTGGTGGAAGTCATTGCCTTGGCGATGAAGTGA
- a CDS encoding zeta toxin family protein yields MSAAPNLAPNYTYTPEQVTAAFTEITATLFTGITAEETPKMLIVAGLQGSGKTYLLEKKLLPSKRYDNYVRLYLPKYREKHPQYAEMIKLGVLHAYEHTEAFVRKLGEQIFAEAFNRKYNIIMECAFDSIDFAAFPPKATEAGYQVEAHIVACNQEFAHASSIKRALRSLEKQEMERFVTVSDLDASMSNAQAIILAFETAAKAISGSQITLYERGLGALKERTLRAQSTYTKAADGTSTIAETSTPYTYSAYGAIIDNHIYTMSDRDEMIKECHLALLKTQAHAERVPDFVYNDLYAYIVKYVYR; encoded by the coding sequence ATGTCAGCAGCCCCGAATCTAGCCCCGAATTACACTTACACCCCAGAGCAGGTCACTGCAGCATTCACTGAAATCACCGCAACGCTGTTCACCGGCATTACTGCCGAGGAAACCCCAAAAATGCTGATCGTTGCCGGGCTGCAAGGGTCAGGTAAAACGTATCTGCTGGAAAAAAAACTGCTGCCCTCGAAACGCTACGACAATTATGTTCGTCTGTACCTGCCCAAATACCGCGAAAAACACCCTCAATACGCAGAGATGATCAAGCTGGGTGTCCTGCACGCTTATGAGCATACGGAAGCCTTTGTCCGGAAGCTCGGCGAGCAGATCTTCGCGGAGGCTTTTAACCGCAAATACAACATCATCATGGAGTGTGCATTCGACAGCATCGATTTCGCCGCTTTTCCACCGAAGGCGACGGAGGCCGGCTACCAGGTCGAGGCCCATATCGTCGCCTGTAATCAAGAGTTCGCTCATGCATCGAGCATCAAAAGAGCACTCAGGAGTCTGGAAAAGCAGGAAATGGAAAGGTTCGTCACTGTGTCGGATCTGGATGCCAGCATGAGTAACGCGCAAGCGATCATTCTGGCCTTCGAGACGGCCGCCAAAGCGATCAGCGGCTCGCAAATCACCTTGTATGAACGCGGGTTGGGGGCATTGAAGGAACGGACCTTACGCGCTCAAAGTACGTATACAAAAGCCGCCGACGGGACTTCGACCATCGCAGAAACATCGACACCTTATACGTACAGCGCTTATGGGGCGATCATCGACAATCACATCTACACGATGAGTGATCGCGATGAAATGATAAAAGAATGCCATCTGGCACTGCTCAAAACCCAAGCCCATGCTGAACGGGTGCCGGATTTTGTGTACAACGATCTGTACGCCTATATCGTCAAGTACGTGTACCGATAA
- a CDS encoding ATP-dependent DNA helicase, with translation MSYSIAVRALCEFTAKVGDLDLRFTPSPTALEGIVGHRTVASRRSEGYQNEVALEGQYRTLTVKGRADGYDPAQNCLEEVKTYRGDLSKQPANLRQLHWAQAKIYGGLMCQKLQLEQINLALVYFDIVSEKETCLVEAFSAADLQLFFEHHCGLFLHWAEQEMAHREGRNLAAQQLAFPHADFRSGQRHLAESVFKAVSTGRCLMAQAPTGIGKTVGTLFPMLKALAPQQLDKVFFLTAKTPGRKLALDAARVILDSADAPPLRVLEMIARDKACEHPDKACHGESCPLAQGFYDRLPAARQAASQLSLLNQSALREVALQHDVCPYYLSQEMARWADVVVADYNYYFDFSALLFGLAQANNWKVAVLVDEAHNLVERGRQMYSASLDQATLNSVRKTAPEALKRSLQRVNREWNALHDQQLSPYQAYDKAPEKLLQVLSLCCASIGDYLNDHPQGLDSGLQNFYFDMLQFGRVAELFDEHFLFDISKRDLERKRNLSQLCLRNVVPAAFIRPRLTAARSSVLFSATLSPRHYYADLLGTPASTVWIDVESPFQADQLQVHIVSQISTRYVHRQASLEPIVELIAKQFTQRPGNYLAFFSSFDYLQQVAQLLAERHPHITLWSQSRGMGEGSRQAFLDQFTVHSQGVGFAVLGGAFGEGIDLPGARLIGAFIATLGLAQLNPVNEQMKQRMAVIFGAGYDYTYLFPGVQKVVQAAGRVIRTQQDKGVVMLIDDRFGESKVKQLLPRWWSVESTQFPSVL, from the coding sequence GTGAGCTACAGCATTGCGGTGCGGGCGCTGTGTGAATTCACCGCCAAGGTCGGCGACCTCGACCTGCGCTTCACCCCGTCGCCGACTGCGCTGGAAGGCATCGTCGGGCATCGCACCGTGGCGTCACGGCGCAGCGAGGGTTACCAGAATGAGGTCGCGCTTGAGGGCCAGTATCGAACCTTGACGGTGAAGGGCCGGGCGGATGGCTACGATCCGGCGCAAAACTGCCTCGAAGAAGTCAAAACCTACCGTGGCGACCTGAGCAAGCAACCGGCCAACCTCCGGCAGCTGCATTGGGCGCAGGCGAAGATCTACGGTGGGTTGATGTGCCAGAAACTGCAGTTGGAGCAGATTAATCTGGCGCTGGTGTATTTCGATATCGTCAGCGAAAAGGAAACCTGCCTGGTCGAGGCTTTCAGCGCCGCCGACTTGCAGCTGTTCTTCGAACACCACTGCGGATTGTTCCTGCACTGGGCCGAGCAGGAAATGGCCCATCGCGAAGGGCGCAATCTGGCGGCGCAACAGTTGGCATTTCCCCATGCCGATTTTCGCTCCGGGCAACGGCATCTGGCTGAGTCAGTGTTCAAGGCTGTCAGCACCGGTCGCTGCCTGATGGCCCAGGCACCGACCGGTATCGGCAAGACGGTCGGCACGTTGTTCCCGATGCTCAAGGCCCTGGCGCCGCAGCAACTGGACAAGGTGTTTTTCCTTACGGCGAAAACCCCGGGGCGCAAATTGGCGCTGGACGCCGCCCGTGTCATCCTCGACAGCGCCGACGCGCCACCCTTGCGAGTCCTCGAGATGATCGCCCGGGACAAGGCTTGCGAGCACCCGGACAAGGCCTGCCATGGCGAGTCCTGCCCGTTGGCCCAGGGTTTTTATGATCGTCTGCCGGCCGCGCGTCAGGCTGCCAGTCAATTGAGCCTGCTGAACCAGAGCGCCTTGCGCGAGGTTGCCCTGCAGCATGACGTTTGCCCCTACTACCTGAGCCAGGAAATGGCCCGCTGGGCGGACGTGGTGGTCGCCGACTACAACTACTATTTCGACTTCAGCGCATTGCTGTTCGGGCTGGCCCAAGCCAATAACTGGAAAGTCGCGGTGCTGGTGGATGAAGCCCATAACCTGGTGGAACGTGGCCGGCAGATGTACAGCGCCAGCCTCGACCAGGCGACGTTGAACAGCGTGCGAAAAACCGCGCCTGAGGCACTGAAGCGGTCCTTGCAACGGGTTAATCGCGAATGGAATGCCCTGCATGATCAGCAACTCAGCCCCTATCAGGCCTACGACAAAGCCCCGGAAAAACTGCTTCAGGTGCTGTCCTTATGCTGCGCGAGCATCGGCGACTACTTGAATGATCATCCCCAGGGCCTGGACAGCGGATTACAAAACTTTTACTTCGACATGCTGCAATTCGGCCGCGTGGCTGAACTGTTCGATGAACATTTCCTGTTCGACATCAGCAAGCGCGACCTCGAGCGCAAGCGCAACCTGTCGCAACTGTGCCTGCGCAATGTTGTGCCCGCCGCTTTCATTCGCCCGCGCCTGACAGCTGCGCGTAGCTCTGTGCTGTTTTCCGCCACCCTGAGCCCTCGGCATTACTACGCCGATTTGCTGGGAACACCGGCGAGTACGGTATGGATCGATGTGGAATCGCCATTTCAAGCCGATCAGCTGCAAGTGCATATCGTCAGCCAGATTTCGACCCGCTATGTCCATCGTCAGGCATCCCTTGAGCCCATCGTCGAGCTGATTGCCAAACAGTTCACCCAACGCCCTGGCAACTACCTGGCGTTTTTCAGCAGCTTCGATTATTTGCAGCAAGTGGCCCAGTTGCTGGCCGAACGGCATCCGCACATCACGCTGTGGTCGCAGTCCCGGGGAATGGGAGAAGGGTCGCGTCAGGCGTTTCTCGATCAATTCACCGTTCACAGTCAGGGCGTAGGGTTTGCGGTGCTGGGTGGAGCATTCGGCGAAGGCATCGATTTACCTGGCGCGCGGTTGATTGGTGCCTTTATTGCCACCCTGGGGCTGGCGCAACTGAATCCGGTCAACGAACAGATGAAACAGCGCATGGCGGTGATTTTCGGTGCCGGTTATGACTACACCTACCTGTTTCCGGGCGTGCAGAAAGTCGTGCAAGCAGCGGGGCGGGTGATCCGCACTCAGCAGGATAAAGGGGTGGTGATGCTGATCGATGACCGGTTTGGCGAGAGCAAGGTCAAGCAATTGTTACCGCGCTGGTGGTCAGTTGAGTCGACGCAATTTCCTTCTGTGCTGTAG
- a CDS encoding VRR-NUC domain-containing protein, which yields MALLPVIVNPLDDPFYYLNNFMQVLDWLEHRYADVLSIEEHDFIRDFNRMPRESQALLVRLVMRKGLHFRAGKLSYVEIGDIDSAAAPLLASGWIDEQSPLHIEDLFEVLLKAEILQCFGNAIEQPKGKKTDWLPVLSEQFPESQSFARWCPALNDRLFSLTVMGLCDRLRLMFFGNLYQDWSEFVLADLGIFTYEKVEFCAESRGLRSREDVDACLFLHNCQQRFEAGDDVATIVGQINGLQLDNPWLQRRRGKLLFQIGQHCERVADFSTALSLYRECAYPGARLRLIRVLERCAEYQLAMDLAAHAEQAPESAAEHQHLSRVLPRLRRKLGGPPIKRPAPRPMQRLDLQLPRPDPALSVESYVQAHLADESAPVHYVENSLINSLFGLLCWPAIFAPLPGAFFHPFQRGPVDLHNEDFHARRADLFQACLAELDDGRYVQTVRERYSAKWGVQSPFVFWGVLSEELLEQALDCLPAEHLKHWFNRLLLDIKANRAGMPDLIQFWPQDKTYRMIEVKGPGDRLQDNQLRWLEFCHEHQMPIAVCYVQWAEQGA from the coding sequence ATGGCCCTTTTGCCCGTGATTGTAAATCCTCTCGACGATCCGTTCTATTACTTGAACAACTTCATGCAAGTGCTTGATTGGCTTGAACATCGTTATGCCGATGTATTGAGCATCGAGGAACACGATTTCATCCGCGATTTCAATCGAATGCCCCGCGAGTCCCAGGCCTTGCTGGTCAGACTGGTGATGCGTAAAGGTTTGCATTTCAGAGCTGGCAAACTGAGTTACGTCGAGATCGGCGACATCGACAGCGCTGCGGCGCCGCTGCTGGCATCGGGCTGGATCGACGAGCAATCGCCATTGCACATCGAGGACTTGTTCGAGGTATTGCTCAAGGCCGAGATTCTCCAGTGCTTTGGCAACGCTATTGAACAGCCAAAAGGCAAAAAGACCGATTGGCTGCCGGTTCTGAGCGAGCAGTTTCCCGAGTCGCAAAGTTTTGCCCGGTGGTGCCCGGCATTGAATGACCGGTTGTTCAGCCTGACCGTCATGGGCCTGTGCGACCGGCTGCGGCTGATGTTTTTTGGCAATCTTTACCAGGACTGGTCGGAATTCGTGCTGGCCGACCTGGGCATCTTTACCTATGAAAAAGTCGAGTTCTGCGCCGAGTCCCGAGGGTTGCGCAGTCGCGAGGACGTCGATGCCTGCCTGTTCCTGCATAACTGTCAGCAGCGTTTCGAGGCCGGTGACGACGTGGCGACGATTGTCGGGCAGATCAACGGGCTGCAGCTCGACAACCCCTGGCTGCAAAGACGTCGGGGCAAACTGCTGTTCCAGATCGGTCAGCATTGCGAGCGCGTCGCGGATTTTTCCACCGCCCTGAGCCTCTACCGCGAATGCGCTTACCCCGGCGCGCGTCTGCGGCTGATTCGCGTGCTGGAGCGCTGTGCTGAATACCAACTGGCGATGGACCTGGCCGCCCACGCCGAGCAAGCCCCTGAAAGCGCCGCCGAGCATCAGCATCTATCGCGTGTGCTGCCCAGACTGCGGCGCAAATTGGGCGGGCCGCCGATCAAGCGGCCAGCCCCTCGGCCCATGCAGCGCCTGGACCTGCAACTGCCCAGGCCCGATCCGGCGTTATCGGTGGAGTCTTACGTTCAGGCGCACCTGGCGGACGAGTCGGCGCCGGTGCATTACGTCGAGAACAGCTTGATCAACTCGCTGTTCGGGTTGCTGTGCTGGCCGGCGATCTTCGCCCCGTTGCCGGGGGCGTTTTTTCACCCGTTCCAGCGCGGGCCGGTGGACCTGCACAACGAAGACTTTCATGCGCGGCGCGCGGACCTGTTCCAGGCCTGCCTCGCCGAGCTCGATGACGGGCGTTATGTGCAAACTGTCCGCGAGCGTTACAGCGCCAAGTGGGGCGTGCAGTCACCGTTCGTATTCTGGGGCGTGCTGAGCGAAGAACTGCTGGAGCAGGCGCTCGACTGTCTGCCCGCCGAACACCTGAAACACTGGTTCAATCGACTGCTGCTCGACATCAAGGCCAATCGCGCTGGCATGCCGGACCTGATCCAGTTCTGGCCGCAAGACAAAACCTACCGGATGATCGAAGTCAAAGGCCCCGGCGATCGGCTGCAAGACAATCAATTGCGCTGGCTGGAATTCTGTCACGAGCACCAGATGCCGATCGCCGTTTGCTACGTGCAATGGGCGGAGCAGGGCGCGTGA
- a CDS encoding YgdI/YgdR family lipoprotein: MNIKILGLPLAAAAFLALAGCSTPTVVTLQNGTQYLTKDMPNTKTEDGFYEFEDISGAKVKVRADEVATVRKED; encoded by the coding sequence ATGAATATCAAGATTCTGGGTTTGCCCCTGGCCGCAGCGGCCTTTCTGGCCCTGGCCGGTTGCTCGACGCCAACGGTCGTGACCTTGCAGAACGGCACCCAGTATTTGACCAAGGACATGCCAAACACCAAGACCGAGGATGGCTTCTACGAATTTGAAGATATTTCCGGGGCGAAAGTGAAAGTCCGGGCCGATGAAGTGGCCACGGTTCGCAAGGAAGACTGA
- a CDS encoding DUF1624 domain-containing protein — protein MTLSTSVAGQAGSISPALATSVAKTNTRMLAIDALRGFVMLLMLIDHVRETFLLHRQVTDPIDALSVTPDLFFTRLLSTLCAPVFIFLTGLSAWLYSQKHTANETSVFLLKRGLFLVFLELTFVCFAWNAEFPPKTLWLQVIWCIGICMIVLAGLLHFKRGWLIVLGVAIVAGHNLLDGVTVGPESPFFVPWSILHQRVFIDITEFTRARTTYPVLPWIGVILLGWAIGPWFGKDMEPAQRISRLLKVGVGLLVAFVFIRYLNVYGEKPWVQTGDSLRTFMSFMSAKKYPPSLMFLMPTLGLGLILLALFEKAQDRWSTATLAIYGGAPMFFYLLHLYVLKAMYLVAVAIWGVNQGTYYGFDNLPMVWLWSVILGVLLLFPTRWFANLKQRRRDIAILKYL, from the coding sequence ATGACCCTATCCACCAGCGTGGCAGGGCAGGCGGGAAGTATTTCCCCTGCGCTGGCCACCAGCGTTGCAAAAACCAACACCCGGATGCTGGCCATCGATGCCCTGCGCGGCTTCGTCATGCTGTTGATGCTTATCGACCATGTGCGGGAAACCTTTTTGCTACACCGCCAGGTGACCGACCCGATCGACGCCTTGAGCGTGACCCCGGACCTGTTCTTCACCCGCCTGCTGAGCACCCTCTGCGCCCCGGTGTTCATCTTCCTCACCGGTTTGTCGGCTTGGCTCTACAGCCAGAAACACACGGCCAATGAAACCTCGGTGTTCCTGCTCAAGCGCGGGTTGTTCCTGGTGTTTCTGGAACTCACGTTCGTGTGCTTTGCCTGGAACGCCGAGTTCCCGCCCAAGACGTTGTGGCTGCAAGTGATCTGGTGCATCGGTATCTGCATGATCGTGCTCGCCGGGTTGCTGCACTTCAAGCGCGGTTGGCTGATCGTGCTCGGGGTGGCGATTGTCGCCGGGCACAACCTGCTCGATGGCGTGACCGTGGGGCCGGAATCGCCGTTCTTCGTACCGTGGTCGATCCTGCATCAGCGGGTATTCATCGACATCACCGAATTCACCAGGGCCCGCACCACGTATCCGGTGTTGCCGTGGATCGGCGTGATCCTGCTGGGTTGGGCCATCGGGCCGTGGTTCGGCAAGGACATGGAGCCGGCCCAGCGGATTTCCCGGTTACTGAAAGTCGGCGTCGGCCTGCTGGTGGCGTTCGTGTTCATCCGTTACCTGAACGTCTACGGCGAGAAGCCTTGGGTGCAGACCGGTGATTCGCTGCGCACCTTCATGAGCTTCATGAGTGCAAAGAAATACCCGCCATCGCTGATGTTCCTGATGCCGACCCTCGGTCTGGGGCTGATCCTTCTGGCGTTGTTCGAGAAGGCTCAGGATCGCTGGTCTACCGCGACCCTGGCGATTTACGGCGGTGCGCCGATGTTCTTCTACTTGCTGCACCTGTACGTGCTCAAGGCCATGTACCTGGTCGCTGTCGCCATCTGGGGCGTTAATCAAGGCACCTATTACGGCTTCGATAATCTGCCCATGGTCTGGCTGTGGAGCGTGATTCTCGGGGTGTTGCTGTTATTCCCGACACGCTGGTTCGCCAACCTCAAACAGCGCCGTCGTGACATTGCGATTCTCAAATATCTCTGA